The Bombus terrestris chromosome 4, iyBomTerr1.2, whole genome shotgun sequence genome has a window encoding:
- the LOC100649167 gene encoding coiled-coil domain-containing protein 170 isoform X1, with protein MSCEEERRETEETREATKEGKEATEEDLQIFETLCISSPRKIVEQEAMTHDLTTTLRSELAALEYKRDRLMSELQETKNLVRLRDQRIAELQIEAEQLREQAARQNAIVLSLKKRIQELEERERNLYTSQGRNETVLRSLQRDLKYHQEKNRECEKKIRQLEQTASEEIESRERARSSFQEFTRRLANALSVEYRETVHPSGEMVIHKVEELVQEANRVRAKNTNIEAQLTTAEVDFRSCRDALDCTVAEKEQLQRQVSSQLIDLDRLRQDKECLEMRYKVAERELDGLRDKLLNANRSISNATGNISTQEALIGQLREDLTQRDEKCQRVQTELRHLLESLATLVSGPNRFVESHENVIKDRIREILAENKDQALTIQKLRDKVNAATESTTRQGELIETTVAKMRNLEDERSDLGNKVRKLETELTDCELSKESLRREKQMFVTFLNRLGKAMQMDEISGEMGLDLQTESLLIRAEQLARLETDKLVDKYSCCNYTILPRIRRERSFHELPSMKETSVVYQLQRRVRTLREQLQRRDLHLDLLRRKLSLQEDSVKMKSLLQSERDEANLRAKKLSKQTDRLQVQLLEERSRNRELSAQLTEAADYKIAALERSRKIEEVQKRLVESEMLRTRCNRKLTLLKEQIRTTTETAEQERSISDHSLQLLRDELAQVKQNLSEMTKRESQLQSFRVSVVKLLSEPICTPDYEIISRLQKTIAAHRDFTMLSRRYDEPLDTTSPSRCTSIHTMHPPRSPGSRCARYEDSGFADPPDLRDVEDEFNKRPHCCVRDSVGSEWSWCIMSV; from the exons ATGTCGtgcgaggaagaaagaagagaaacggaGGAGACGAGGGAAGCaacgaaagaaggaaaggagGCCACCGAGGAGGACCTTCAGATTTTCGAAACGCTTTGTATATCGTCGCCTCGAAAG ATCGTCGAGCAAGAAGCCATGACCCATGATCTAACGACTACGTTGAGGAGCGAGCTAGCAGCGCTCGAGTATAAACGCGACCGGTTGATGTCCGAG CTGCAAGAAACGAAGAATCTCGTGAGATTGCGAGATCAACGAATAGCCGAGTTGCAGATAGAGGCGGAACAACTTCGCGAACAAGCAGCTAGACAGAATGCCATCGTGTTAAGCTTGAAGAAACGCATACAG GAATTGGAAGAACGCGAGAGGAATCTTTATACGAGCCAAGGAAGGAACGAGACCGTGCTGCGTTCTTTGCAACGAGATTTAAAGTATCATCAGGAGAAGAATCGGGAATGCGAGAAGAAGATACGTCAGCTCGAACAGACCGCGTCGGAGGAGATCGAATCGAGAGAACGAGCCCGTTCAAGTTTCCAG GAATTTACGCGAAGATTGGCGAACGCATTGAGCGTCGAGTATCGCGAAACCGTTCATCCTAGTGGCGAAATGGTGATTCACAAAGTCGAAGAGTTGGTGCAGGAAGCGAATCGTGTTCGCGCCAAGAATACGAATATCGAAGCGCAACTGACCACCGCCGAGGTAGACTTTAGAAGCTGCCGGGATGCGTTGGACTGTACCGTAGCCGAGAAGGAACAACTTCAGCGTCAAGTATCTTCGCAATTGATCGACTTGGATCGTCTGAGACAG GACAAAGAATGCCTGGAAATGCGATACAAAGTGGCGGAAAGGGAACTGGACGGGTTGAGGGATAAATTGTTAAACGCGAACAGAAGCATAAGCAACGCGACCGGAAATATATCGACTCAAGAGGCGTTGATCGGACAGCTGCGAG AAGATCTGACGCAACGGGACGAAAAGTGTCAGCGTGTGCAAACCGAGTTACGTCACCTTTTGGAATCGTTGGCAACGCTTGTCAGCGGTCCGAACAGATTCGTCGAGTCTCACGAGAATGTCATTAAGGATCGCATTAGGGAGATCTTGGCCGAGAACAAAGATCAGGCTCTT ACGATTCAAAAGCTTCGAGACAAGGTAAACGCGGCGACGGAATCGACTACTCGGCAGGGCGAATTGATCGAAACGACTGTGGCGAAGATGCGAAATCTCGAGGACGAACGATCGGACCTGGGAAATAaagttcgcaaattagaaaccGAGTTGACCGATTGCGAGCTGTCGAAGGAATCTCTGCGCAGAGAAAAACAAATG TTCGTAACGTTTCTGAACCGACTAGGAAAAGCGATGCAAATGGACGAGATCTCGGGGGAAATGGGTCTGGATCTTCAAACGGAATCGCTTCTGATACGAGCCGAGCAACTTGCCAGATTGGAAACCGACAAATTAGTGGATAAG TACTCGTGCTGCAACTACACCATCTTACCGAGGATTCGGCGCGAGCGATCCTTCCACGAGCTTCCTTCTATGAAAGAA ACCTCGGTGGTGTATCAGCTGCAGCGTCGCGTAAGGACGCTCCGGGAACAATTGCAACGCCGGGATCTTCATCTGGATCTCCTTCGCAGAAAATTATCGCTTCAAGAGGACAGCGTGAAAATGAAATCGTTGCTGCAAAGCGAAAGAGACGAAGCGAATCTTCG AGCGAAGAAGTTGTCGAAACAAACCGATCGCTTGCAAGTTCAACTTTTGGAAGAGAGGTCGAGAAATCGCGAGTTAAGCGCCCAATTGACGGAAGCCGCGGATTACAAA ATAGCGGCTTTGGAACGCAGTCGAAAGATAGAAGAGGTTCAAAAACGGCTGGTCGAGAGCGAgatgctgagaactcgatgcaaCAGAAAATTAACCCTCTTGAAAGAACAAATAAGAACAACGACTGAGACTGCCGAGCAGGAGCGATCCATCAGCGACCATTCGTTGCAACTGCTTAGGGACGAGCTAGCGCAAGTCAAACAAAATCTTTCCGAGATGACGAAAAGGGAATCCCAG CTACAAAGTTTCCGTGTTTCCGTGGTGAAATTATTATCAGAACCAATTTGCACACCAGATTACGAGATAATTTCGCGACTGCAAAAAACAATAGCGGCACATCGTGATTTCACCATGCTGTCGCGCCGATACGACGAGCCATTGGATACCACCAGTCCTTCCAGATGTACAAG CATACACACGATGCATCCTCCTAGATCACCAGGGTCACGATGCGCTCGTTACGAAGACAGCGGATTTGCAGATCCGCCGGATCTTCGCGACGTCGAAGACGAATTCAACAAACGACCG CATTGTTGCGTACGCGACTCGGTTGGGAGCGAGTGGAGCTGGTGTATAATGTCGGTGTAG
- the LOC100649167 gene encoding coiled-coil domain-containing protein 170 isoform X2: protein MSCEEERRETEETREATKEGKEATEEDLQIFETLCISSPRKIVEQEAMTHDLTTTLRSELAALEYKRDRLMSELQETKNLVRLRDQRIAELQIEAEQLREQAARQNAIVLSLKKRIQELEERERNLYTSQGRNETVLRSLQRDLKYHQEKNRECEKKIRQLEQTASEEIESRERARSSFQEFTRRLANALSVEYRETVHPSGEMVIHKVEELVQEANRVRAKNTNIEAQLTTAEVDFRSCRDALDCTVAEKEQLQRQVSSQLIDLDRLRQDKECLEMRYKVAERELDGLRDKLLNANRSISNATGNISTQEALIGQLRDLTQRDEKCQRVQTELRHLLESLATLVSGPNRFVESHENVIKDRIREILAENKDQALTIQKLRDKVNAATESTTRQGELIETTVAKMRNLEDERSDLGNKVRKLETELTDCELSKESLRREKQMFVTFLNRLGKAMQMDEISGEMGLDLQTESLLIRAEQLARLETDKLVDKYSCCNYTILPRIRRERSFHELPSMKETSVVYQLQRRVRTLREQLQRRDLHLDLLRRKLSLQEDSVKMKSLLQSERDEANLRAKKLSKQTDRLQVQLLEERSRNRELSAQLTEAADYKIAALERSRKIEEVQKRLVESEMLRTRCNRKLTLLKEQIRTTTETAEQERSISDHSLQLLRDELAQVKQNLSEMTKRESQLQSFRVSVVKLLSEPICTPDYEIISRLQKTIAAHRDFTMLSRRYDEPLDTTSPSRCTSIHTMHPPRSPGSRCARYEDSGFADPPDLRDVEDEFNKRPHCCVRDSVGSEWSWCIMSV from the exons ATGTCGtgcgaggaagaaagaagagaaacggaGGAGACGAGGGAAGCaacgaaagaaggaaaggagGCCACCGAGGAGGACCTTCAGATTTTCGAAACGCTTTGTATATCGTCGCCTCGAAAG ATCGTCGAGCAAGAAGCCATGACCCATGATCTAACGACTACGTTGAGGAGCGAGCTAGCAGCGCTCGAGTATAAACGCGACCGGTTGATGTCCGAG CTGCAAGAAACGAAGAATCTCGTGAGATTGCGAGATCAACGAATAGCCGAGTTGCAGATAGAGGCGGAACAACTTCGCGAACAAGCAGCTAGACAGAATGCCATCGTGTTAAGCTTGAAGAAACGCATACAG GAATTGGAAGAACGCGAGAGGAATCTTTATACGAGCCAAGGAAGGAACGAGACCGTGCTGCGTTCTTTGCAACGAGATTTAAAGTATCATCAGGAGAAGAATCGGGAATGCGAGAAGAAGATACGTCAGCTCGAACAGACCGCGTCGGAGGAGATCGAATCGAGAGAACGAGCCCGTTCAAGTTTCCAG GAATTTACGCGAAGATTGGCGAACGCATTGAGCGTCGAGTATCGCGAAACCGTTCATCCTAGTGGCGAAATGGTGATTCACAAAGTCGAAGAGTTGGTGCAGGAAGCGAATCGTGTTCGCGCCAAGAATACGAATATCGAAGCGCAACTGACCACCGCCGAGGTAGACTTTAGAAGCTGCCGGGATGCGTTGGACTGTACCGTAGCCGAGAAGGAACAACTTCAGCGTCAAGTATCTTCGCAATTGATCGACTTGGATCGTCTGAGACAG GACAAAGAATGCCTGGAAATGCGATACAAAGTGGCGGAAAGGGAACTGGACGGGTTGAGGGATAAATTGTTAAACGCGAACAGAAGCATAAGCAACGCGACCGGAAATATATCGACTCAAGAGGCGTTGATCGGACAGCTGCGAG ATCTGACGCAACGGGACGAAAAGTGTCAGCGTGTGCAAACCGAGTTACGTCACCTTTTGGAATCGTTGGCAACGCTTGTCAGCGGTCCGAACAGATTCGTCGAGTCTCACGAGAATGTCATTAAGGATCGCATTAGGGAGATCTTGGCCGAGAACAAAGATCAGGCTCTT ACGATTCAAAAGCTTCGAGACAAGGTAAACGCGGCGACGGAATCGACTACTCGGCAGGGCGAATTGATCGAAACGACTGTGGCGAAGATGCGAAATCTCGAGGACGAACGATCGGACCTGGGAAATAaagttcgcaaattagaaaccGAGTTGACCGATTGCGAGCTGTCGAAGGAATCTCTGCGCAGAGAAAAACAAATG TTCGTAACGTTTCTGAACCGACTAGGAAAAGCGATGCAAATGGACGAGATCTCGGGGGAAATGGGTCTGGATCTTCAAACGGAATCGCTTCTGATACGAGCCGAGCAACTTGCCAGATTGGAAACCGACAAATTAGTGGATAAG TACTCGTGCTGCAACTACACCATCTTACCGAGGATTCGGCGCGAGCGATCCTTCCACGAGCTTCCTTCTATGAAAGAA ACCTCGGTGGTGTATCAGCTGCAGCGTCGCGTAAGGACGCTCCGGGAACAATTGCAACGCCGGGATCTTCATCTGGATCTCCTTCGCAGAAAATTATCGCTTCAAGAGGACAGCGTGAAAATGAAATCGTTGCTGCAAAGCGAAAGAGACGAAGCGAATCTTCG AGCGAAGAAGTTGTCGAAACAAACCGATCGCTTGCAAGTTCAACTTTTGGAAGAGAGGTCGAGAAATCGCGAGTTAAGCGCCCAATTGACGGAAGCCGCGGATTACAAA ATAGCGGCTTTGGAACGCAGTCGAAAGATAGAAGAGGTTCAAAAACGGCTGGTCGAGAGCGAgatgctgagaactcgatgcaaCAGAAAATTAACCCTCTTGAAAGAACAAATAAGAACAACGACTGAGACTGCCGAGCAGGAGCGATCCATCAGCGACCATTCGTTGCAACTGCTTAGGGACGAGCTAGCGCAAGTCAAACAAAATCTTTCCGAGATGACGAAAAGGGAATCCCAG CTACAAAGTTTCCGTGTTTCCGTGGTGAAATTATTATCAGAACCAATTTGCACACCAGATTACGAGATAATTTCGCGACTGCAAAAAACAATAGCGGCACATCGTGATTTCACCATGCTGTCGCGCCGATACGACGAGCCATTGGATACCACCAGTCCTTCCAGATGTACAAG CATACACACGATGCATCCTCCTAGATCACCAGGGTCACGATGCGCTCGTTACGAAGACAGCGGATTTGCAGATCCGCCGGATCTTCGCGACGTCGAAGACGAATTCAACAAACGACCG CATTGTTGCGTACGCGACTCGGTTGGGAGCGAGTGGAGCTGGTGTATAATGTCGGTGTAG
- the LOC100649167 gene encoding coiled-coil domain-containing protein 170 isoform X3, whose protein sequence is MSCEEERRETEETREATKEGKEATEEDLQIFETLCISSPRKIVEQEAMTHDLTTTLRSELAALEYKRDRLMSELQETKNLVRLRDQRIAELQIEAEQLREQAARQNAIVLSLKKRIQELEERERNLYTSQGRNETVLRSLQRDLKYHQEKNRECEKKIRQLEQTASEEIESRERARSSFQEFTRRLANALSVEYRETVHPSGEMVIHKVEELVQEANRVRAKNTNIEAQLTTAEVDFRSCRDALDCTVAEKEQLQRQVSSQLIDLDRLRQDKECLEMRYKVAERELDGLRDKLLNANRSISNATGNISTQEALIGQLREDLTQRDEKCQRVQTELRHLLESLATLVSGPNRFVESHENVIKDRIREILAENKDQALTIQKLRDKVNAATESTTRQGELIETTVAKMRNLEDERSDLGNKVRKLETELTDCELSKESLRREKQMFVTFLNRLGKAMQMDEISGEMGLDLQTESLLIRAEQLARLETDKLVDKYSCCNYTILPRIRRERSFHELPSMKETSVVYQLQRRVRTLREQLQRRDLHLDLLRRKLSLQEDSVKMKSLLQSERDEANLRAKKLSKQTDRLQVQLLEERSRNRELSAQLTEAADYKIAALERSRKIEEVQKRLVESEMLRTRCNRKLTLLKEQIRTTTETAEQERSISDHSLQLLRDELAQVKQNLSEMTKRESQLQSFRVSVVKLLSEPICTPDYEIISRLQKTIAAHRDFTMLSRRYDEPLDTTSPSRCTSIHTMHPPRSPGSRCARYEDSGFADPPDLRDVEDEFNKRPDADGRERD, encoded by the exons ATGTCGtgcgaggaagaaagaagagaaacggaGGAGACGAGGGAAGCaacgaaagaaggaaaggagGCCACCGAGGAGGACCTTCAGATTTTCGAAACGCTTTGTATATCGTCGCCTCGAAAG ATCGTCGAGCAAGAAGCCATGACCCATGATCTAACGACTACGTTGAGGAGCGAGCTAGCAGCGCTCGAGTATAAACGCGACCGGTTGATGTCCGAG CTGCAAGAAACGAAGAATCTCGTGAGATTGCGAGATCAACGAATAGCCGAGTTGCAGATAGAGGCGGAACAACTTCGCGAACAAGCAGCTAGACAGAATGCCATCGTGTTAAGCTTGAAGAAACGCATACAG GAATTGGAAGAACGCGAGAGGAATCTTTATACGAGCCAAGGAAGGAACGAGACCGTGCTGCGTTCTTTGCAACGAGATTTAAAGTATCATCAGGAGAAGAATCGGGAATGCGAGAAGAAGATACGTCAGCTCGAACAGACCGCGTCGGAGGAGATCGAATCGAGAGAACGAGCCCGTTCAAGTTTCCAG GAATTTACGCGAAGATTGGCGAACGCATTGAGCGTCGAGTATCGCGAAACCGTTCATCCTAGTGGCGAAATGGTGATTCACAAAGTCGAAGAGTTGGTGCAGGAAGCGAATCGTGTTCGCGCCAAGAATACGAATATCGAAGCGCAACTGACCACCGCCGAGGTAGACTTTAGAAGCTGCCGGGATGCGTTGGACTGTACCGTAGCCGAGAAGGAACAACTTCAGCGTCAAGTATCTTCGCAATTGATCGACTTGGATCGTCTGAGACAG GACAAAGAATGCCTGGAAATGCGATACAAAGTGGCGGAAAGGGAACTGGACGGGTTGAGGGATAAATTGTTAAACGCGAACAGAAGCATAAGCAACGCGACCGGAAATATATCGACTCAAGAGGCGTTGATCGGACAGCTGCGAG AAGATCTGACGCAACGGGACGAAAAGTGTCAGCGTGTGCAAACCGAGTTACGTCACCTTTTGGAATCGTTGGCAACGCTTGTCAGCGGTCCGAACAGATTCGTCGAGTCTCACGAGAATGTCATTAAGGATCGCATTAGGGAGATCTTGGCCGAGAACAAAGATCAGGCTCTT ACGATTCAAAAGCTTCGAGACAAGGTAAACGCGGCGACGGAATCGACTACTCGGCAGGGCGAATTGATCGAAACGACTGTGGCGAAGATGCGAAATCTCGAGGACGAACGATCGGACCTGGGAAATAaagttcgcaaattagaaaccGAGTTGACCGATTGCGAGCTGTCGAAGGAATCTCTGCGCAGAGAAAAACAAATG TTCGTAACGTTTCTGAACCGACTAGGAAAAGCGATGCAAATGGACGAGATCTCGGGGGAAATGGGTCTGGATCTTCAAACGGAATCGCTTCTGATACGAGCCGAGCAACTTGCCAGATTGGAAACCGACAAATTAGTGGATAAG TACTCGTGCTGCAACTACACCATCTTACCGAGGATTCGGCGCGAGCGATCCTTCCACGAGCTTCCTTCTATGAAAGAA ACCTCGGTGGTGTATCAGCTGCAGCGTCGCGTAAGGACGCTCCGGGAACAATTGCAACGCCGGGATCTTCATCTGGATCTCCTTCGCAGAAAATTATCGCTTCAAGAGGACAGCGTGAAAATGAAATCGTTGCTGCAAAGCGAAAGAGACGAAGCGAATCTTCG AGCGAAGAAGTTGTCGAAACAAACCGATCGCTTGCAAGTTCAACTTTTGGAAGAGAGGTCGAGAAATCGCGAGTTAAGCGCCCAATTGACGGAAGCCGCGGATTACAAA ATAGCGGCTTTGGAACGCAGTCGAAAGATAGAAGAGGTTCAAAAACGGCTGGTCGAGAGCGAgatgctgagaactcgatgcaaCAGAAAATTAACCCTCTTGAAAGAACAAATAAGAACAACGACTGAGACTGCCGAGCAGGAGCGATCCATCAGCGACCATTCGTTGCAACTGCTTAGGGACGAGCTAGCGCAAGTCAAACAAAATCTTTCCGAGATGACGAAAAGGGAATCCCAG CTACAAAGTTTCCGTGTTTCCGTGGTGAAATTATTATCAGAACCAATTTGCACACCAGATTACGAGATAATTTCGCGACTGCAAAAAACAATAGCGGCACATCGTGATTTCACCATGCTGTCGCGCCGATACGACGAGCCATTGGATACCACCAGTCCTTCCAGATGTACAAG CATACACACGATGCATCCTCCTAGATCACCAGGGTCACGATGCGCTCGTTACGAAGACAGCGGATTTGCAGATCCGCCGGATCTTCGCGACGTCGAAGACGAATTCAACAAACGACCG GATGCAGACGGTAGAGAGCGAGACTGA
- the LOC100649167 gene encoding coiled-coil domain-containing protein 170 isoform X4: MSCEEERRETEETREATKEGKEATEEDLQIFETLCISSPRKIVEQEAMTHDLTTTLRSELAALEYKRDRLMSELQETKNLVRLRDQRIAELQIEAEQLREQAARQNAIVLSLKKRIQELEERERNLYTSQGRNETVLRSLQRDLKYHQEKNRECEKKIRQLEQTASEEIESRERARSSFQEFTRRLANALSVEYRETVHPSGEMVIHKVEELVQEANRVRAKNTNIEAQLTTAEVDFRSCRDALDCTVAEKEQLQRQVSSQLIDLDRLRQDKECLEMRYKVAERELDGLRDKLLNANRSISNATGNISTQEALIGQLREDLTQRDEKCQRVQTELRHLLESLATLVSGPNRFVESHENVIKDRIREILAENKDQALTIQKLRDKVNAATESTTRQGELIETTVAKMRNLEDERSDLGNKVRKLETELTDCELSKESLRREKQMFVTFLNRLGKAMQMDEISGEMGLDLQTESLLIRAEQLARLETDKLVDKTSVVYQLQRRVRTLREQLQRRDLHLDLLRRKLSLQEDSVKMKSLLQSERDEANLRAKKLSKQTDRLQVQLLEERSRNRELSAQLTEAADYKIAALERSRKIEEVQKRLVESEMLRTRCNRKLTLLKEQIRTTTETAEQERSISDHSLQLLRDELAQVKQNLSEMTKRESQLQSFRVSVVKLLSEPICTPDYEIISRLQKTIAAHRDFTMLSRRYDEPLDTTSPSRCTSIHTMHPPRSPGSRCARYEDSGFADPPDLRDVEDEFNKRPHCCVRDSVGSEWSWCIMSV; this comes from the exons ATGTCGtgcgaggaagaaagaagagaaacggaGGAGACGAGGGAAGCaacgaaagaaggaaaggagGCCACCGAGGAGGACCTTCAGATTTTCGAAACGCTTTGTATATCGTCGCCTCGAAAG ATCGTCGAGCAAGAAGCCATGACCCATGATCTAACGACTACGTTGAGGAGCGAGCTAGCAGCGCTCGAGTATAAACGCGACCGGTTGATGTCCGAG CTGCAAGAAACGAAGAATCTCGTGAGATTGCGAGATCAACGAATAGCCGAGTTGCAGATAGAGGCGGAACAACTTCGCGAACAAGCAGCTAGACAGAATGCCATCGTGTTAAGCTTGAAGAAACGCATACAG GAATTGGAAGAACGCGAGAGGAATCTTTATACGAGCCAAGGAAGGAACGAGACCGTGCTGCGTTCTTTGCAACGAGATTTAAAGTATCATCAGGAGAAGAATCGGGAATGCGAGAAGAAGATACGTCAGCTCGAACAGACCGCGTCGGAGGAGATCGAATCGAGAGAACGAGCCCGTTCAAGTTTCCAG GAATTTACGCGAAGATTGGCGAACGCATTGAGCGTCGAGTATCGCGAAACCGTTCATCCTAGTGGCGAAATGGTGATTCACAAAGTCGAAGAGTTGGTGCAGGAAGCGAATCGTGTTCGCGCCAAGAATACGAATATCGAAGCGCAACTGACCACCGCCGAGGTAGACTTTAGAAGCTGCCGGGATGCGTTGGACTGTACCGTAGCCGAGAAGGAACAACTTCAGCGTCAAGTATCTTCGCAATTGATCGACTTGGATCGTCTGAGACAG GACAAAGAATGCCTGGAAATGCGATACAAAGTGGCGGAAAGGGAACTGGACGGGTTGAGGGATAAATTGTTAAACGCGAACAGAAGCATAAGCAACGCGACCGGAAATATATCGACTCAAGAGGCGTTGATCGGACAGCTGCGAG AAGATCTGACGCAACGGGACGAAAAGTGTCAGCGTGTGCAAACCGAGTTACGTCACCTTTTGGAATCGTTGGCAACGCTTGTCAGCGGTCCGAACAGATTCGTCGAGTCTCACGAGAATGTCATTAAGGATCGCATTAGGGAGATCTTGGCCGAGAACAAAGATCAGGCTCTT ACGATTCAAAAGCTTCGAGACAAGGTAAACGCGGCGACGGAATCGACTACTCGGCAGGGCGAATTGATCGAAACGACTGTGGCGAAGATGCGAAATCTCGAGGACGAACGATCGGACCTGGGAAATAaagttcgcaaattagaaaccGAGTTGACCGATTGCGAGCTGTCGAAGGAATCTCTGCGCAGAGAAAAACAAATG TTCGTAACGTTTCTGAACCGACTAGGAAAAGCGATGCAAATGGACGAGATCTCGGGGGAAATGGGTCTGGATCTTCAAACGGAATCGCTTCTGATACGAGCCGAGCAACTTGCCAGATTGGAAACCGACAAATTAGTGGATAAG ACCTCGGTGGTGTATCAGCTGCAGCGTCGCGTAAGGACGCTCCGGGAACAATTGCAACGCCGGGATCTTCATCTGGATCTCCTTCGCAGAAAATTATCGCTTCAAGAGGACAGCGTGAAAATGAAATCGTTGCTGCAAAGCGAAAGAGACGAAGCGAATCTTCG AGCGAAGAAGTTGTCGAAACAAACCGATCGCTTGCAAGTTCAACTTTTGGAAGAGAGGTCGAGAAATCGCGAGTTAAGCGCCCAATTGACGGAAGCCGCGGATTACAAA ATAGCGGCTTTGGAACGCAGTCGAAAGATAGAAGAGGTTCAAAAACGGCTGGTCGAGAGCGAgatgctgagaactcgatgcaaCAGAAAATTAACCCTCTTGAAAGAACAAATAAGAACAACGACTGAGACTGCCGAGCAGGAGCGATCCATCAGCGACCATTCGTTGCAACTGCTTAGGGACGAGCTAGCGCAAGTCAAACAAAATCTTTCCGAGATGACGAAAAGGGAATCCCAG CTACAAAGTTTCCGTGTTTCCGTGGTGAAATTATTATCAGAACCAATTTGCACACCAGATTACGAGATAATTTCGCGACTGCAAAAAACAATAGCGGCACATCGTGATTTCACCATGCTGTCGCGCCGATACGACGAGCCATTGGATACCACCAGTCCTTCCAGATGTACAAG CATACACACGATGCATCCTCCTAGATCACCAGGGTCACGATGCGCTCGTTACGAAGACAGCGGATTTGCAGATCCGCCGGATCTTCGCGACGTCGAAGACGAATTCAACAAACGACCG CATTGTTGCGTACGCGACTCGGTTGGGAGCGAGTGGAGCTGGTGTATAATGTCGGTGTAG